From the Burkholderia ubonensis genome, one window contains:
- the accC gene encoding acetyl-CoA carboxylase biotin carboxylase subunit, translated as MFEKILIANRGEIALRIQRACRELGVKTVVVYSEADKEAKYVRLADEAVCIGPAPSNLSYLNMPALISAAEVTDAEAIHPGYGFLSENADFAERVEQSGFTFIGPRPETIRLMGDKVTAKQTMIKTGVPCVPGSEGALPDDPKEIVKIARAIGYPVIIKAAGGGGGRGMRVVHTEAALVNAVNMTREEAGRAFGNPQVYMEKFLENPRHIEIQVLSDAHKNALWLGERDCSMQRRHQKVIEEAPAPGIPRRLIDRIGDRCADACKKMGYLGAGTFEFLYENGEFYFIEMNTRVQVEHPVSELITGVDIVQEQIRIAAGEKLALRQRDIQFRGHAIECRINAEDPFKFTPSPGRITSWHTPGGPGVRVDSHAYNGYFVPPNYDSMIGKLITYGATREQAISRMRIALSEMVVEGIQTNIPLHRELMIDSKFVEGGTSIHYLENRLAQKQQVAPEEA; from the coding sequence ATGTTTGAAAAAATCCTCATTGCCAACCGCGGCGAAATCGCGCTGCGCATTCAGCGCGCGTGCCGCGAGCTGGGCGTCAAGACGGTGGTCGTCTACTCGGAAGCCGACAAGGAGGCCAAGTACGTGCGCCTCGCGGACGAAGCGGTCTGCATCGGCCCGGCCCCGTCGAACCTGAGCTACCTGAACATGCCGGCGCTGATCAGCGCCGCGGAAGTCACCGACGCCGAGGCGATCCACCCCGGCTACGGCTTCCTGTCGGAAAACGCCGATTTCGCGGAACGCGTCGAGCAATCGGGCTTCACGTTCATCGGCCCGCGTCCGGAGACGATCCGCCTGATGGGCGACAAGGTCACCGCGAAGCAGACCATGATCAAGACCGGCGTGCCGTGCGTGCCGGGTTCGGAAGGCGCGTTGCCGGACGATCCGAAGGAGATCGTGAAGATTGCCCGCGCGATCGGCTATCCGGTCATCATCAAGGCGGCGGGCGGCGGCGGCGGCCGCGGGATGCGCGTCGTGCACACCGAGGCGGCGCTCGTCAACGCGGTGAACATGACCCGCGAGGAAGCCGGCCGCGCGTTCGGCAATCCGCAGGTCTACATGGAGAAGTTCCTCGAGAACCCGCGCCACATCGAGATCCAGGTGCTGTCCGACGCGCACAAGAACGCGCTGTGGCTCGGCGAGCGCGACTGCTCGATGCAGCGCCGCCACCAGAAGGTGATCGAGGAAGCGCCGGCGCCCGGCATCCCGCGCCGCCTGATCGACCGGATCGGCGACCGCTGCGCGGACGCGTGCAAGAAGATGGGCTACCTCGGCGCGGGCACGTTCGAGTTCCTGTACGAGAACGGCGAGTTCTACTTCATCGAGATGAACACGCGCGTGCAGGTCGAGCACCCGGTGTCGGAACTGATCACGGGCGTCGACATCGTGCAGGAACAGATCCGCATCGCGGCCGGCGAGAAGCTCGCGCTGCGCCAGCGCGACATCCAGTTCCGCGGACATGCGATCGAATGCCGGATCAATGCCGAAGATCCGTTCAAGTTCACGCCGTCGCCGGGCCGGATCACGTCGTGGCACACGCCGGGCGGCCCGGGCGTGCGCGTCGACTCGCACGCCTACAATGGCTATTTCGTGCCGCCGAACTATGATTCGATGATCGGCAAGCTGATCACCTACGGCGCGACCCGCGAGCAGGCGATCAGCCGGATGCGCATCGCGCTGTCGGAAATGGTGGTCGAAGGCATCCAGACCAACATCCCGCTGCACCGCGAGCTGATGATCGACTCGAAGTTCGTCGAAGGCGGCACCAGCATCCACTACCTCGAAAACCGGCTCGCGCAGAAGCAGCAGGTCGCACCGGAAGAAGCGTAA
- the prmA gene encoding 50S ribosomal protein L11 methyltransferase → MSYRELVVELAREHAEALSDALLELGALSVSVEDADADTPDEQPLFGEPGLVPERTAWQHSRVIALLPPEHDPAVLLAAAANDVGLAATPAFSVREVEEQDWVRLTQSQFEPIPIGERIWVVPSWHDAPDPDALVLELDPGLAFGTGSHPTTRLCMEWLEQSVQPGQSVLDYGCGSGILAILAKKCGANPVVGIDIDPQAVESARQNSERNRADVTYGLPDACPAGEFDIVVANILSNPLKLMASMLASKVKPGGRIALSGVLARQADEVAAVYARYVDISVWREHEGWVCLAGTRRESH, encoded by the coding sequence ATGAGCTATCGCGAACTCGTCGTTGAACTGGCCCGGGAGCACGCGGAGGCGCTGTCCGACGCGCTGCTCGAGCTGGGCGCGCTGTCGGTGTCCGTCGAGGACGCCGACGCGGACACGCCTGACGAGCAGCCGCTGTTCGGCGAGCCGGGCCTCGTGCCCGAGCGCACCGCATGGCAGCACTCGCGCGTGATCGCGCTGCTGCCGCCCGAGCACGATCCCGCCGTGCTGCTCGCGGCGGCCGCGAACGACGTCGGCCTTGCGGCGACGCCGGCGTTCAGCGTGCGTGAAGTCGAGGAGCAGGACTGGGTGCGTCTCACGCAATCGCAATTCGAGCCGATTCCGATCGGCGAGCGGATCTGGGTCGTGCCGTCGTGGCACGATGCGCCCGATCCCGACGCGCTCGTGCTCGAGCTCGACCCCGGTCTCGCGTTCGGCACCGGCAGCCACCCGACGACGCGCCTCTGCATGGAATGGCTCGAGCAGTCGGTGCAGCCCGGCCAGTCGGTGCTCGACTACGGCTGCGGCTCCGGGATTCTCGCGATCCTCGCGAAGAAATGCGGGGCGAACCCCGTCGTCGGCATCGACATCGATCCGCAAGCGGTCGAATCGGCGCGGCAGAACAGCGAGCGCAACCGCGCGGACGTCACGTACGGCCTGCCGGATGCGTGCCCTGCCGGCGAATTCGACATCGTCGTCGCCAACATCCTGTCGAACCCGCTGAAACTGATGGCCTCGATGCTCGCGTCGAAGGTGAAGCCGGGCGGACGCATCGCGCTGTCGGGCGTGCTCGCGCGTCAGGCGGACGAAGTCGCGGCCGTCTATGCGCGCTATGTCGACATTTCGGTCTGGCGCGAGCACGAAGGTTGGGTATGCCTTGCCGGAACCCGGCGCGAAAGCCATTAG
- a CDS encoding DUF3426 domain-containing protein, with amino-acid sequence MLLATRCPHCETVFRLQQEQLVLHGGLVRCGHCRQVFDATRSLVPEPTVRQEPTSREAAAVGTAPVGTAPGEAALIEATPIEATPVEATPVEAAPIEAVPVDLAPIDAAPVEAPPSSSTPAASAPVNSAPTEPTPTAPTPADAVSDTPSPTSPARLFTADLPAHAATDGNFRPAGWDMWAPWLDAGVDPSLLHNAHTIRAEPLVPVTRQETTDAGTVRQTGTPAPISTDAAERRVVEAAAWPAEPAAAPHDTDASTLPAAETDPREPRFIAPAQLIEQAGADPVDPTAPANANADAHTHTHFPEPDDVPREPRFAFTPAPSDAAPDDSHAAERGVAAADEPANAPDDAQSAAKPPAQPAVPFPAALTEDDRPHFEVTRETRAPQRRGMLAGFFGGVVAATLGVLLFAQLAWWQHESVMIYWPVTQSWYRQACAPLGCTVTPPRAIDGLRLDATDLRQIDGPRVLELKAPLTNRYRVALAYPSLELTLLDDTNHVTVRRVLAPRDYVRPGTPINAGLPAGATQTMIVRLETNGAPASNFRVQIFYP; translated from the coding sequence ATGCTTCTTGCGACGCGCTGCCCCCATTGCGAAACCGTCTTCCGCCTGCAGCAGGAACAGCTCGTGCTGCACGGCGGGCTGGTGCGCTGCGGGCACTGCCGGCAGGTGTTCGACGCGACGCGCTCGCTCGTTCCCGAGCCGACGGTGAGGCAGGAGCCGACGTCGAGGGAAGCGGCGGCGGTTGGAACGGCTCCGGTTGGAACGGCTCCGGGTGAAGCGGCTCTGATCGAAGCAACGCCGATCGAAGCAACGCCGGTCGAAGCAACGCCGGTCGAAGCGGCGCCGATTGAAGCAGTGCCGGTCGACTTAGCGCCGATCGATGCAGCCCCGGTCGAAGCACCGCCGTCCTCATCAACGCCAGCCGCGTCGGCACCGGTCAACTCAGCACCGACTGAACCAACACCCACCGCACCAACACCGGCCGACGCCGTCAGCGACACGCCCTCCCCGACCTCACCGGCGCGGCTCTTCACCGCCGACCTGCCGGCGCACGCGGCGACGGATGGCAACTTCAGGCCTGCGGGCTGGGACATGTGGGCGCCGTGGCTCGACGCCGGCGTCGATCCGTCGCTGCTGCACAACGCGCACACCATTCGCGCCGAACCGCTCGTGCCGGTGACGCGGCAAGAAACCACGGACGCCGGCACCGTTCGCCAGACCGGCACGCCCGCGCCGATTTCGACGGATGCTGCCGAACGCCGCGTCGTCGAAGCGGCCGCATGGCCGGCCGAACCGGCTGCGGCACCGCACGACACCGACGCGTCTACCCTGCCAGCCGCAGAAACCGACCCACGCGAACCGCGCTTCATCGCACCTGCGCAATTGATCGAGCAAGCGGGCGCCGATCCCGTCGACCCGACCGCGCCCGCAAACGCAAACGCGGACGCGCACACGCACACGCACTTTCCGGAACCAGACGACGTTCCCCGCGAACCGCGGTTCGCCTTTACGCCGGCGCCGTCCGACGCAGCGCCCGACGACAGCCACGCTGCCGAGCGTGGCGTCGCGGCCGCTGACGAACCTGCAAACGCGCCCGACGACGCCCAGTCGGCGGCAAAGCCACCCGCCCAACCGGCCGTCCCGTTCCCCGCCGCACTCACCGAAGACGACCGCCCCCACTTCGAGGTGACGCGCGAGACCCGCGCGCCGCAACGACGCGGCATGCTCGCCGGTTTTTTCGGCGGCGTCGTCGCGGCCACGCTCGGCGTGCTGCTGTTCGCGCAGCTGGCGTGGTGGCAGCACGAATCCGTGATGATCTACTGGCCGGTCACGCAGAGCTGGTACCGTCAGGCGTGCGCGCCGCTCGGCTGCACCGTCACGCCGCCGCGCGCGATCGACGGGCTGCGGCTCGACGCGACCGATCTGCGCCAGATCGACGGCCCGCGCGTGCTCGAGCTGAAGGCGCCGTTGACGAACCGCTACCGCGTCGCGCTCGCGTATCCGTCGCTCGAGCTGACGCTGCTCGACGACACCAATCACGTCACCGTGCGCCGCGTGCTCGCCCCGCGCGATTACGTCCGGCCGGGCACGCCGATCAACGCCGGCTTGCCGGCCGGCGCGACGCAGACGATGATCGTCCGCCTCGAGACGAACGGCGCGCCCGCCTCGAATTTCCGCGTCCAGATCTTCTATCCGTGA
- the tpx gene encoding thiol peroxidase: MSKVTLGGNPIDIAGTFPTVGSQAPDFSLVGKDLNDLSLASFAGKRKVLNIVPSLDTPTCATSTRKFNEAAASLDNTVVIVVSADLPFAATRFCTTEGLANVLTASTFRTGRAFANAYGVDVTSGPLNGLTARAVVVLDAQDKVIHAQLVGEIKDEPNYDAALAALK, translated from the coding sequence ATGAGCAAAGTTACGCTGGGTGGCAACCCGATCGACATCGCCGGCACGTTCCCGACCGTCGGTTCGCAGGCCCCCGACTTCTCGCTGGTCGGCAAGGACCTCAACGACCTGTCGCTCGCCAGCTTCGCCGGCAAGCGCAAGGTGCTGAACATCGTGCCGAGCCTCGACACCCCGACCTGCGCGACGTCGACCCGCAAGTTCAATGAAGCGGCGGCGTCGCTCGACAACACCGTCGTGATCGTCGTGTCGGCCGACCTGCCGTTCGCGGCGACGCGCTTCTGCACGACCGAAGGCCTCGCGAACGTGCTGACCGCGTCCACGTTCCGCACCGGCCGCGCATTCGCGAACGCGTACGGCGTCGACGTGACGAGCGGTCCGCTGAACGGCCTGACCGCGCGCGCCGTCGTCGTGCTCGACGCGCAGGACAAGGTGATCCACGCGCAGCTCGTCGGCGAGATCAAGGACGAGCCGAACTACGACGCCGCGCTCGCTGCGCTGAAGTAA
- a CDS encoding carbohydrate kinase family protein → MATLICGSIAYDSIMTFEGRFREHILPDQVHLINLSFLVPTMRREFGGCAGNIAYALHLLGGDARMMGTLGALDAQPYLERLDRLGMRRDHVRVLPDMHSAHAMITTDLDNNQITAFHPGAMMQSHLNHVGDAPDITLAIVGPDGFDGMVQHTEELAKAGVPFVFDPGQGLPLFDGATLRRSIELATYVAVNDYEAKLVSDKTGWSEDEIASRVDALVITRGEHGATIRHKQGVEQVPVVPAERIADPTGCGDAFRGGLLYGIEKGLDWATTGRLASLMGSIKIAHQGPQSYSLTRAEIDTRFETAFGYSLK, encoded by the coding sequence TTGGCTACGCTGATTTGCGGCTCGATCGCCTACGACTCCATCATGACCTTTGAAGGGCGGTTCCGCGAGCACATCCTGCCCGACCAGGTGCACCTCATCAACCTGAGCTTCCTCGTGCCGACGATGCGTCGCGAATTCGGCGGCTGCGCGGGCAACATCGCCTATGCGCTGCATCTGCTCGGCGGCGACGCGCGGATGATGGGCACGCTCGGCGCGCTCGACGCGCAACCGTATCTCGAGCGGCTCGACCGGCTCGGCATGCGCCGCGACCACGTTCGCGTGCTGCCCGACATGCACTCGGCGCACGCGATGATCACGACCGATCTCGACAACAACCAGATCACGGCGTTTCACCCGGGCGCGATGATGCAGTCGCACCTGAACCACGTGGGCGACGCGCCGGACATCACGCTGGCGATCGTCGGCCCGGACGGCTTCGACGGGATGGTGCAGCATACGGAAGAGCTCGCGAAGGCCGGCGTGCCGTTCGTGTTCGACCCGGGCCAGGGCCTGCCGCTGTTCGACGGCGCGACGCTGCGCCGCAGCATTGAACTTGCGACCTACGTTGCGGTCAACGACTACGAGGCCAAGCTGGTGAGCGACAAGACGGGATGGTCCGAAGACGAAATCGCCAGCCGGGTCGACGCGCTCGTCATCACGCGCGGCGAGCATGGCGCGACAATCCGCCACAAGCAGGGCGTCGAGCAGGTCCCTGTCGTGCCGGCCGAGCGCATCGCCGATCCGACGGGCTGCGGCGACGCCTTCCGGGGCGGTCTGCTGTACGGCATCGAAAAGGGCCTCGACTGGGCGACCACGGGGCGCCTGGCCAGCCTGATGGGCTCGATCAAGATCGCCCACCAGGGGCCGCAATCCTACTCGCTGACCCGCGCCGAAATCGACACACGCTTCGAGACTGCATTCGGCTACAGTCTCAAATGA
- a CDS encoding glycine zipper 2TM domain-containing protein, producing MLTKNTLTLTAMLAATLTLAGCFTPPGSADVYSVGQAQREQTVRMGTVESVRAVRIQSEGGGSAIGTLGGGALGAVAGSAIGGGKGSIITAIAGGLAGAVAGNAIGENLSTANGVEITVRLDNGDLRSITQAASGEAFRAGERVRLLSSGGVTRVTH from the coding sequence ATGTTGACGAAGAACACCCTCACGCTCACGGCCATGCTGGCCGCCACGCTGACGCTGGCCGGCTGCTTCACGCCGCCGGGCTCGGCCGACGTCTATAGCGTCGGCCAGGCGCAGCGCGAACAGACCGTCCGCATGGGCACGGTCGAAAGCGTCCGCGCGGTTCGCATCCAGTCCGAAGGCGGCGGCAGTGCGATCGGCACGCTCGGCGGCGGCGCGCTCGGCGCGGTCGCGGGCAGCGCGATCGGCGGCGGCAAAGGCTCGATCATCACCGCGATCGCGGGCGGCCTCGCCGGCGCGGTCGCCGGCAATGCGATCGGCGAAAACCTCAGCACCGCGAACGGTGTGGAAATCACCGTGCGCCTCGACAACGGCGACCTGCGCTCGATTACGCAAGCGGCGAGCGGCGAGGCGTTCCGCGCCGGCGAACGCGTGCGGCTGCTGTCGAGCGGCGGCGTCACGCGCGTCACGCACTAA
- a CDS encoding histone H1-like repetitive region-containing protein → MATAKKKPAAKKAAAKKAAAVKKVAAKKVAVKKVAAKKAAPAKKAAAKKAAAKKAAAVKKVAAKKVAVKKVAAKKAAPAKKAAAKKVAVKKAAPAKKAAAKKAAPAKKAAAKTAAPAKKAAAKTAAPAKKAAAPAKKAAAPKAAAPKAAAPKAAAAPKAAAPAKKAAAPKKAVVKKAAPATTASTASVAPASGVKTALNPAAAWPFPTGSRP, encoded by the coding sequence ATGGCTACTGCCAAGAAGAAACCGGCTGCGAAGAAGGCAGCTGCGAAGAAGGCCGCTGCAGTGAAGAAGGTTGCTGCGAAGAAGGTCGCCGTGAAGAAGGTTGCTGCAAAGAAGGCGGCACCGGCGAAGAAGGCCGCAGCGAAGAAGGCAGCAGCGAAGAAGGCCGCTGCAGTGAAGAAGGTTGCTGCGAAGAAGGTCGCGGTGAAGAAGGTTGCTGCGAAGAAGGCGGCACCGGCGAAGAAGGCCGCAGCGAAGAAGGTTGCGGTGAAGAAGGCCGCACCGGCGAAGAAGGCCGCTGCGAAGAAGGCGGCACCGGCGAAGAAGGCGGCTGCGAAGACCGCAGCGCCCGCGAAGAAGGCCGCTGCGAAGACGGCAGCGCCCGCCAAGAAGGCTGCTGCGCCGGCGAAGAAGGCTGCCGCACCGAAGGCTGCTGCACCTAAGGCCGCTGCGCCGAAGGCTGCCGCCGCACCGAAGGCTGCTGCGCCGGCGAAGAAGGCTGCGGCTCCGAAGAAGGCAGTCGTGAAGAAGGCCGCACCGGCGACGACCGCGTCGACGGCGTCGGTTGCGCCGGCATCGGGCGTGAAGACCGCGCTCAACCCGGCAGCAGCATGGCCGTTCCCGACCGGCAGCCGTCCGTAA
- a CDS encoding ribonucleotide-diphosphate reductase subunit beta, whose translation MLNWDDEKTAVTPASGAQQNAMRTPAGMAVGMQAAAPAAQQARDIFEGDLAVAPHASAAPAAGSEARVNVADKRIINGQTDVNQLVPFKYKWAWEKYLAGCANHWMPQEINMSRDIALWKDPNGLTEDERRIVKRNLGFFVTADSLAANNIVLGTYRHITAPECRQFLLRQAFEEAIHTHAYQYIVESLGLDEGEIFNAYHEVASIRAKDEFLIPFIHTLTDPAFKTGTLEADQKLLKSLIVFACIMEGLFFYVGFTQILALGRQNKMTGAAEQYQYILRDESMHCNFGIDLINQIKLENPHLWTAEFRAEIRELFKQAVDLEYRYAEDTMPRGVLGLNASMFKSYLRFICNRRCQQIGLDPLYPNEENPFPWMSEMIDLKKERNFFETRVIEYQTGGALSWE comes from the coding sequence ATGCTCAACTGGGATGACGAGAAGACTGCCGTAACTCCCGCGAGCGGAGCGCAGCAGAATGCGATGCGCACCCCCGCAGGAATGGCTGTCGGAATGCAGGCCGCAGCGCCTGCCGCCCAACAGGCTCGTGACATTTTCGAAGGCGATCTCGCGGTCGCACCGCACGCATCGGCTGCTCCCGCTGCCGGTTCGGAAGCGCGCGTGAATGTCGCCGACAAGCGCATCATCAACGGCCAGACTGACGTCAATCAGCTGGTGCCGTTCAAGTACAAGTGGGCGTGGGAAAAGTATCTGGCCGGTTGCGCGAACCACTGGATGCCGCAGGAAATCAACATGTCCCGCGACATCGCTCTGTGGAAGGATCCGAACGGGCTGACCGAGGACGAGCGCCGCATCGTCAAGCGCAACCTCGGCTTCTTCGTGACGGCCGACTCGCTGGCGGCGAACAACATCGTGCTCGGCACGTACCGCCACATCACGGCGCCCGAGTGCCGGCAGTTCCTGCTGCGCCAGGCGTTCGAAGAGGCGATCCACACGCACGCGTACCAATATATTGTCGAATCGCTCGGTCTCGACGAAGGCGAGATCTTCAACGCGTACCACGAGGTCGCGTCGATCCGTGCGAAGGACGAATTCCTGATCCCGTTCATCCATACGCTGACGGACCCGGCCTTCAAGACCGGCACGCTCGAAGCGGACCAGAAGCTGCTGAAGTCGCTGATCGTGTTCGCCTGCATCATGGAAGGCCTGTTCTTCTATGTCGGGTTCACGCAGATCCTCGCGCTCGGCCGCCAGAACAAGATGACGGGTGCTGCAGAGCAATATCAGTACATCCTGCGCGACGAGTCGATGCACTGCAATTTCGGCATCGACCTGATCAACCAGATCAAGCTCGAGAATCCGCATCTGTGGACCGCGGAGTTCCGCGCGGAGATTCGCGAGCTGTTCAAGCAGGCTGTCGATCTCGAATACCGCTACGCAGAGGACACGATGCCGCGCGGCGTGCTGGGTCTGAACGCGTCGATGTTCAAGAGCTATCTGCGCTTCATCTGCAACCGCCGTTGCCAGCAGATCGGCCTCGATCCGCTGTACCCGAACGAGGAAAACCCGTTCCCGTGGATGAGTGAGATGATCGACCTGAAGAAGGAGCGCAACTTCTTCGAGACGCGAGTGATCGAGTATCAGACGGGGGGCGCGCTGTCCTGGGAATGA
- a CDS encoding ribonucleoside-diphosphate reductase subunit alpha, translating to MQTTDNATSQYESASSRPLGGTEQGAQALAPQATFADYKVIRRNGSVVSFEPSKIAIAVTKAFLAVNGGQGAASARVRELVEQLTHNVVRALVRSRPNGGTFHIEDIQDQVELALMRGGEHNVARAYVLYREKRHLERQHAGEEAPAVESAGGINVVDNGVTRPLDLNALRALIVSACDGLGAAVNPDPIVAETVKNLYDGVPMSQVYDSAILAARTMIEKDPAYSQVTARILLHTIRREILGEEVVQAEMSTRYAEYFPQFLKRGVDAGLLDDKLLQFDLKRLGDALDASRDLQFGYLGLQTLYDRYFLHVDGSRIEMPQAFFMRVAMGLSLNEIDREARAIEFYNVLSSFDFMSSTPTLFNSGTHRSQLSSCYLTTVADDLDGIYEALKENALLSKFAGGLGNDWTRVRALGSHIKGTNGKSQGVVPFLKVVNDTAVAVNQGGKRKGAVCAYLESWHLDIEEFLELRKNTGDDRRRTHDMNTANWIPDLFMKRVMEGGDWTLFSPSTCPDLHDKFGAEFETAYTAYEDKVARGEIKLFKKIPAQQLWRKMLGMLFETGHPWITFKDPCNVRSPQQHVGVVHSSNLCTEITLNTSDTEIAVCNLGSVNLVAHLVKQADGSYALDHDKLKRTVSVAMRMLDNVIDINYYAVPKARNSNLKHRPVGMGIMGFQDCLHLLRTPYASQAAVEFADRSMEAVCYYAYYASTELAEERGRYSSYRGSLWDRGILPQDTLKLLTEARGGYVEVDTSESLDWSELRSRIAAHGMRNSNCVAIAPTATISNIIGVSACIEPTFQNLYVKSNLSGEFTVVNEYLVRDLKERGLWDEVMVADLKYFDGMLSRIDRVPADLRAIYATAFEVDPTWLVEAASRRQKWIDQAQSLNIYMGGASGKKLDEVYKLAWLRGLKTTYYLRTMAATHVEKSTVAHGALNAVPTSGGAGGAQGAAGGFGATGGDASAAGTVNAAPVEAEGPVCMMRPGDPGFDECEACQ from the coding sequence ATGCAAACCACCGACAACGCGACGTCCCAATACGAGAGCGCATCGAGCCGTCCTCTCGGCGGGACCGAACAAGGCGCGCAGGCGCTCGCGCCGCAGGCCACGTTCGCCGACTACAAGGTGATCCGCCGCAACGGCAGCGTGGTGTCGTTCGAGCCGTCGAAGATCGCGATCGCGGTGACCAAGGCTTTCCTGGCCGTGAACGGCGGGCAGGGCGCGGCCTCGGCACGCGTGCGCGAACTGGTCGAGCAGCTGACGCACAACGTGGTGCGTGCGCTCGTGCGCAGCCGTCCGAACGGCGGCACGTTCCATATCGAGGACATCCAGGACCAGGTCGAGCTCGCGCTGATGCGCGGCGGCGAGCACAACGTCGCGCGTGCGTACGTGCTGTACCGCGAGAAGCGTCACCTCGAGCGCCAGCACGCGGGCGAGGAAGCGCCGGCGGTCGAATCGGCCGGCGGCATCAACGTCGTCGACAACGGCGTGACCCGTCCGCTGGACCTGAACGCGCTGCGCGCGCTGATCGTGTCCGCGTGCGACGGCCTCGGCGCTGCGGTTAACCCTGACCCGATCGTCGCGGAGACGGTGAAGAACCTGTACGACGGCGTGCCGATGAGCCAGGTCTACGACTCGGCGATCCTGGCAGCACGCACGATGATCGAGAAGGACCCGGCGTACAGCCAGGTCACGGCCCGCATCCTGCTGCACACGATCCGCCGCGAGATCCTCGGCGAGGAAGTGGTTCAGGCCGAGATGTCGACCCGCTACGCGGAGTACTTCCCGCAGTTCCTGAAGCGCGGCGTCGACGCCGGCCTGCTCGACGACAAGCTGCTGCAGTTCGACCTGAAGCGCCTCGGCGACGCGCTCGACGCGAGCCGCGACCTGCAGTTCGGCTACCTCGGCCTGCAGACGCTGTACGACCGCTACTTCCTGCACGTCGACGGCAGCCGCATCGAAATGCCGCAGGCGTTCTTCATGCGCGTCGCGATGGGCCTCTCGCTGAACGAGATCGACCGCGAAGCGCGCGCGATCGAGTTCTACAACGTGCTGTCGAGCTTCGACTTCATGAGCTCGACGCCGACGCTGTTCAACTCGGGCACCCACCGCTCGCAGCTGTCGTCGTGCTACCTGACGACGGTCGCGGACGACCTGGACGGCATCTATGAGGCGCTGAAGGAAAACGCGCTGCTGTCGAAGTTCGCCGGCGGCCTCGGCAACGACTGGACCCGCGTGCGCGCACTCGGCTCGCATATCAAGGGTACGAACGGCAAGTCGCAAGGCGTGGTCCCGTTCCTGAAGGTCGTCAACGACACCGCGGTCGCGGTCAACCAGGGCGGCAAGCGCAAGGGCGCGGTTTGCGCGTACCTGGAATCGTGGCACCTCGACATCGAGGAATTCCTCGAGCTGCGCAAGAACACCGGCGACGATCGCCGCCGCACGCACGACATGAACACGGCGAACTGGATTCCCGACCTGTTCATGAAGCGCGTGATGGAAGGCGGCGACTGGACGCTGTTCTCGCCGTCGACCTGCCCGGACCTGCACGACAAGTTCGGCGCCGAGTTCGAGACGGCCTACACGGCGTACGAGGACAAGGTCGCTCGCGGCGAGATCAAGCTGTTCAAGAAGATCCCGGCGCAGCAGCTCTGGCGCAAGATGCTCGGGATGCTGTTCGAAACGGGCCACCCGTGGATCACGTTCAAGGACCCGTGCAACGTGCGCTCGCCGCAGCAGCACGTCGGCGTCGTCCACTCGTCGAACCTGTGCACGGAAATCACGCTGAACACCAGCGACACCGAGATCGCGGTCTGCAACCTGGGTTCGGTGAACCTGGTCGCCCACCTCGTGAAGCAGGCGGACGGCAGCTACGCGCTCGACCACGACAAGCTGAAGCGCACGGTCAGCGTCGCGATGCGCATGCTCGACAACGTGATCGACATCAACTACTACGCGGTGCCGAAGGCGCGCAACTCGAACCTGAAGCACCGCCCGGTCGGCATGGGCATCATGGGCTTCCAGGACTGCCTGCACCTGCTGCGCACGCCGTACGCGTCGCAAGCGGCGGTCGAGTTCGCCGACCGCTCGATGGAAGCGGTCTGCTACTACGCGTACTACGCGTCGACCGAGCTGGCCGAGGAGCGCGGCCGCTACTCGAGCTACCGCGGCTCGCTGTGGGATCGCGGCATCCTCCCGCAGGACACGCTGAAGCTGCTGACGGAAGCCCGCGGCGGCTACGTCGAGGTCGATACGTCCGAGTCGCTCGACTGGTCGGAGCTGCGTTCGCGGATCGCCGCGCACGGGATGCGCAACTCGAACTGCGTCGCGATCGCGCCGACGGCGACGATCTCGAACATCATCGGCGTGTCGGCATGCATCGAGCCGACCTTCCAGAACCTGTACGTGAAGTCGAACCTGTCGGGCGAGTTCACGGTGGTCAACGAGTACCTGGTGCGCGACCTGAAGGAGCGCGGCCTGTGGGACGAGGTGATGGTCGCCGACCTGAAGTACTTCGACGGCATGCTGTCGCGCATCGACCGCGTTCCGGCCGACCTGCGCGCGATCTACGCGACCGCATTCGAGGTCGATCCGACGTGGCTGGTCGAGGCGGCGTCGCGCCGTCAGAAGTGGATCGACCAGGCGCAGTCGCTGAACATCTACATGGGCGGCGCATCGGGCAAGAAGCTCGACGAGGTCTACAAGCTCGCGTGGCTGCGCGGCCTGAAGACGACGTACTACCTGCGCACGATGGCGGCGACGCACGTCGAGAAGTCGACGGTCGCGCACGGCGCGCTGAACGCGGTGCCGACGAGCGGTGGTGCGGGCGGCGCGCAGGGCGCGGCAGGCGGCTTCGGCGCAACGGGAGGCGACGCGTCGGCAGCGGGCACGGTGAATGCTGCGCCGGTCGAGGCGGAAGGTCCGGTATGCATGATGCGTCCGGGCGACCCGGGCTTCGACGAGTGCGAAGCGTGCCAGTAA